The nucleotide window GCGACTCGGGCGCCAAGAACCTTGTCGTCGCGCTGCGCGAGGGCTCGCCCTCGGCCAAGAAGGCCGAAGCCGAAGGTCTCAAGGTCATGGGCATCGCCGAAGCCGCCGCCTGGTGCGATCTCATCATGTTCACCATGCCCGACGAGCTGCAGGCCGAGACCTACAAGAAATACGTGCATGACAACCTGCGCGAAGGCGCCGCCATCGCCTTCGCCCACGGCCTGAACGTGCATTTCGGCCTGATCGAGCCGAAGCCGGGCGTCGATGTCATCATGATGGCGCCCAAGGGCCCCGGCCACACCGTGCGTGGCGAATACACCAAGGGCGGCGGTGTGCCCTGCCTCGTGGCCGTGCATCAGGACGCATCGGGCCGCGCGATGGAACTGGGCCTGTCCTATTGCTCGGGCATCGGCGGTGGCCGCTCGGGCATCATCGAAACCAACTTCCGCCAGGAATGCGAGACTGATCTGTTCGGCGAGCAGGCCGTGCTCTGCGGTGGCCTTGTCGAGCTGATCCGCATGGGCTTTGAAACCCTGGTCGAGGCCGGCTACGAGCCGGAGATGGCCTATTTCGAATGCCTGCACGAGGTGAAGCTGATCGTCGACCTGATCTACGAAGGCGGCATCGCCAACATGAACTACTCGATCAGCAACACCGCCGAATATGGCGAGTATGTCTCGGGCCCCCGCATCCTGCCCTACGCGGAAACCAAGGCCCGCATGAAGGCCGTGCTGACCGACATCCAGACCGGCAAGTTCGTGCGTGACTTCATGCAGGAAAACGCCGTCGGCCAGCCGTTCTTCAAGGCCACCCGCCGCATCAACGACGAACACCAGATCGAACAGGTCGGGGAAAAGCTGCGCGCGATGATGCCCTGGATCTCGAAGGGCAAGATGGTCGACAAGGCCCGCAACTAAGCCGCATCCTGAACGCAAGACCGGAAAGGGCGCCCCACGGGGCGCCCTTTGCCATTCAGTACTTGCCCAGTTCCACCGTCACCTCTTCCAGCGTCTTGCCCGCCGCATCCACGGCCGAGACGACGGCGAAATAGCGGTGGCCCTTGCCGCCGGAACAGGGCGGCAGGTAGCCGGCCGAGGCGTAATTGCCTTCGGACTTGGCCCGCGCCACCACCACGGCACCGGCCGGCATCTTCTTGGTATGCCCCGGCACCGGCGGGAGTTGCGCCGTCTGTCCGCTGACCGCGAAACCGATCGTGCCGTGGCCGCCCTTCTTCGACAGCGGCGGGTAGTCGCGGTCGTTATAGGCGACGACGATCTGCGCGGTGCCGGAGGGCAGGCCCTTCACCGTCATCGGCGGGGTCGCCCCCTTGCCGCCCCGGTCCAGCTTGCAGTGCTGACCGGGCGGAACCTTCACGCCGTCCCACGGCGCGCCAAGCGTAACGGTCATCGCCGCAAGCGCAGCGGGACTGGAGACCAGCACCAGGAAAGCGCCGGCAATCAGACTTTTCCGCATAATGATTTTTCCCTGAAACGCACGCCTGAACCCGCGTGCGCTGAATTCTTGCATCGCAGCCGATTCCCGACAATGCGCATCATGGCGCTCATGAGGGGGGCAGGTATCGGCGGGAGACCGCCACCCCGGCCCCCGGGCCAGGCAGGCGGGAACCGAAGCGCTCATTGCGGCTTTCGCTCCAGAGCATCCGTGCATAGACCCAGCTGGCGCTGCCGGCCCGCGCAGACCCTGCGCAGGCCGCATCCCCGCCTTTGCCCGGCCCAACACGACAAAAGGATCGCCGACATGCGGTTTGCCATTCTGGACGGATTTCGCGGCTTCTTCTTGCTATTCATGATGATAGCCCATGCGAATGCCTATCTGAACGCGCCGCTTGGCCGCTTCAACCACCATTATTTCGGCTGGGTCGAGGATGCGCAGGGCTTCGTGTTCATCTCGGGCCTCGTGGTGGCACTGGTCTATTCCAGGCGCCTTTTGCGCAAGGGCGAGGCCGCAATGCGCGAGGGCATCGGCGCGCGGATCCGCAAGATCTATACCTATCACGCGGCGCTGATCCTGCTCTTTCTGGCCTGCGCGCTGCTGTTGCCGCTGATCGGCATCCAGGCAAACATCCTGCGCCAGCAGGCCGCGGAACCCTTCGTCTTCACCCTCGCCTCGCTGTTCCTGATGACCGGCACCATGCACATGGGCATCTTGCCGATGTACCTGTTCTTCATGATCGCCACCCCCGCGGTGCTGGTGATGTTCAAGACCGGGCGCGCGCCGGTGGTGCTGGCCGGGTCCATCGCGCTGTGGCTGCTGGCGCAGACCGGCTGGCCTGACCTGATGCAGCTGCCCGTCGAGGCCGCGGCGGCGGCGGCCGGCCATCCGTTCAATATCGGCATCTATTTCAACATCTTCGGCTGGCAAGCGCTGTTCGTCGCCGGGCTGTGGATCGGCTGGCTGGCCGCGAACCGCCGGCTGGACCTGAACCGCCTGAAGGCGCCCGAGATGCAGCAGGTATTCTGGATCGCGCTGGCCGCCTTCCTGATCCTGGGGGTATTCGACGTGATGGCCTATACCGGCTGGGGCAGCGAGGGCTGGCGCCGCATGGTCTTTGCCTCGATCGACCGCGGCAACCTGCACGTCATCTATGTGGTGGCCTTCGCGGTGAACCTCTACCTCGTCACCTGGCTGGTCGTTGCCGGCCCCGCTTCCGACTGGCGCGGGCTGGCGCTGGTCGGGCGCTTCGTGGGCTGGCTGTTCACCCGCAACGCACTGGTGACGCTTGGCCAGCATTCGCTGCAGATCTTCGTGGCGCATATCGTGCTGGTCTATGCCCTGTCGCTCTGGGCGCAGGACCGCGAGCCGCTGGCGCCGATGGCCGCCAACCTGCTGCTGCTCGGCAGCATCGCGCCGCTCTACGCCGTGGCCTGGCTGCATGACCGGGTGAAGGAACGCCGGGCCCTGGCCGCCGAGGCCCGCGCCTGACGCGATCTCCTGCTACGCCGCCGCCCGTTCCAGGGCGGCAACGATCCCGCCCACCGACCTTTCCAGCAGCGCCGCATCCTCGCATTCGGCCATCACCCGGATCAGCGGCTCGGTCCCCGACTTGCGGATCAAGAGCCGCCCCTGCCCCTGCAAGGCGGTCTCGGCCTCGGCAATCACCTTGCGAACCTCTGCATCGGCCAGCGGCTGCTGCCCGGCCTGATAGCGTACATTCTTCAGCATCTGCGGCACCGTCTCGAACTGCCGCACCAGCGCGCTTGCCGGCTGCCCGGTCTCGGCCATCGCCGCCAGGAATTGCAGCCCGGCGATCAGCCCGTCGCCCGTCGTCGCATGGTCGGTCATCACGATATGCCCCGACTGCTCGCCCCCCAGGTTGAAGCCGCCCTCGCGCATCCGTTCGACCACATAGCGGTCGCCGACCGCCGTCCGCTCCAGCCGCAGCCCGCGGCCCTGCAAGAACCGCTCCAGCCCGAGGTTCGACATCACCGTGGCGACCAGCGCCCCGCCCTTCAGCCGCCCCGCCTCGGCCCACCGCGCCGCCAGCAGCGCCATGATCTGGTCGCCGTCCGCCACCTGCCCCGTCTCATCGAGGATCATCACCCGGTCCGCATCGCCATCAAGGCTGATGCCCATGTCGGCGCCATGCGCCACCACCGCCTCGGCGGCGGTCTGGGTATAGGTCGATCCGCAGCGGTCATTGATATTGGTGCCGTTGGGCGACACGCCAACCGGGATCACCTCGGCCCCCAGCTCCCACAGCACCTCGGGCGCGGCGCGGTAGGCGGCGCCATTGGCGCAATCCACCACCACCTTCAGCCCGGTCAGCCGGCCGCGATGCGGAAACGTGGTCTTGGCATATTCCACATAGCGCCCCAGCCCGTCGTCGATGCGCCGGGCCCGCCCGATATTCTGCGGCTGCGCCAGCCGGATCTCGCCCGCCAGCGCCGCCTCGATCTCGGCCTCCACGTCGTCCGACAGCTTGAAACCGTCGGGGCCGAAGAACTTGATGCCATTGTCATGCGCCGGGTTGTGGCTGGCCGAGATCATGATCCCCAGATCCGCCCGCATCGAGCGGGTCAGGAATCCCACCGCCGGTGTCGGCACCGGCCCCAGCAGCAGCACGTTCATGCCGGTGGAGGTCAGCCCCGCGGTCAGCGCGTTTTCCAGCATGTAGCCCGACAGGCGCGTGTCCTTGCCGATCACCACGCGGTGCCCGTTGCGCCCGTCGGTGCGGAACCAGCGCCCCGCCGCAGCCCCCAGCCGCAGCGCGACCTCGGCAGTCATCGGATAGGTGTTGGCGGTGCCGCGCACCCCGTCTGTGCCGAACAGGTTCCGTGTCATTCGTTGTATCCCCTCTGCACTGCCTGCCAAAGCCGGATGCCCTGCGTCACCTCGGCCACATCATGAACCCTGTGGATCTGCGCCCCCTGCGCCAGCCCCGCCAGCGTCAGCGCCAGCGTGCCGGGCATCCGCGCCGCGGGCTCGGGCGCCTGCCCGATGCTGCCGATGAACCGCTTGCGCGATACCCCCAGCAGGATCGCACAGCCAAGCCCGTGAAACAGCGACAGCCCGCGCAGCAGCGCCAGGTTGTGCTGCAGCGTCTTGCCAAAGCCGATGCCGGGGTCGATGCAGATCCGGGCCCGTGGAATGCCCCCCGCCTCGGCCACCGCCACCCTCTCGGCCAGCGCGTCATAGACATCGAGCAGCACATCGTCATAGCGCGGATCGAGGTGCATCGTCGCAGGCGTGCCCTGGCTGTGCATCAGGCAGAGCGGCGCGCCGGCACCTGCCACCACGCCCGCGAGGCCCGGGTCGAAGCTCAACCCAGACACGTCATTGACCAGATCGGCCCCCACCTGCAGCGCCACCGCCGCCACCGAAGCCTTGCGCGTGTCGATGGAAATCGGCAGCGCAAAGCCGCCATCGCGCAAGCCGGCAATCACCGGGCCGGTGCGGGCAACCTCCTCGGCCGGCGAAACCTCGGGCGCGCCGGGGCGGGTGGATTCGCCGCCGATATCCAGGATCGCCATCCCCTCATCCGCCATCTTGCGGGCGCGGGCCAGCGCCGCGCCGGGCGCCAGAAACCGGCCGCCATCGGAAAAACTGTCGGGCGTCACGTTGAGAATGCCCATCACCTGCGGGCGGTCCAGCGCCAGCCCCGCCAGCGCCGGGCGTGGGGCGGTCAATCGCGCCAGCAGATCGGCGGGCACCTCCGCCGCGGGCAGGATCCCCTGCGAGCCGCCCCGCGTCAGCACCTCGACCCGGTCGAACCAGCACCAGCCCCCCGCCAGCATCAGCGCCCCTCGGGCGGGCGGGATCGGTCTGGGCAATGGGGCGGTAATACATCGTCATTGCGCCATTCAGCGCATCGCGCCCGGCTTGGCAAGCGGTCAGGCGGGCAACCGCGTCACCGGCACGCGGCTTCCTGCCGGCACCGAAACATCGCCGTGAACATCCAGCCCGTCCGCCGCCAGCATCTCGGCCAGCCACAGCGCCAGCGCCACCGCATCGCGGGCCGGCGCCTTGGGCCCGTCCACCGCATCGAGCACGATCTTCGACGGCGCCCAGACGATCATCTGCCGGTGCTTCATCGCCCAGTCGATTTCCGTCCGCGTCGCCACCACCACGCAGCGCCGGTCGCGCGCCGCCAGCACCCAGGCGTTCTGCTCGATGGCCAGCAGGTCGATGCGCCGCTGCGTCGGCCCGTGACCCGTGGCGGGGGGCGGCAGGTCGGCCGGCCCCACGGTCAGGATCACCGGCGCGCCGCCCGCCTCCAGCGCATCCAGCCGCGCGGCCAGATCCGGCGCGGCAATCGCGGCGTTGGACAGGAACACCACCCGCGGATGCAGCGCCGCCTCGATCCCGTCGGCATCGGTGGCGCGCAAGGGCACCGCAGCGCGCGAGCGCACGATCTCTACCCCAAGCGCGCCGGGGCCTCGGTCCAGCTTCTCGATCCGCACGAAGACCCGCATCGCCTGCCGCGCCGCCAGGATGCGCTCCGCCACCCGCTCGGCCAGCGTTTCCAGCAAGTTCAGCCGTTCGGCGGCAAGCTCGGCCTGGATGGATTCGGTCAGATGGTCATAGGACAGGATGCGGTCGACATCATCGGCCAGCGGCGCGGGCTGCGGGCGCACCTCCACCACCAGGTTGAAGCGCAGCCGCTGGGTCTGGCCGCGTTCCTGCTGGAAGGCGCCGATATCGGCCTCCACCACATGATCGCGCAGGCTGATCCGGTCACGCGGATCAGCCCCGGCCGAGGCTTCGGCGCGCTCTTCGGGATGGGCGAAGGCCAAGCGGATATCGGTCATGGATGTGGCCCTCGGTCAGCTCTTGCCGATATATAGCGCCGCAGCCGGCAGGCGAAAGCCCGAAGGCGGCGCCAAGGCAGGCATAGGCGACGGCCTCCCGGCTCAGTCCTGCTTGCTGCGGGCAGATTGCCGCAAAGGCGCCGAGGCGCTGGCGACCTGGCTTGGGGCAGCCGAGGCCACCCGCAGCGGCTGGCGGTAGAAGATATGCGAGCCGATGCGCGCGGTCTGGGTGAAGCTGCGCGCCCATTTTGGGTTCACCGCCGGGGTATGGAAATGCGTGGCGCCCTGCGTCAGCTCGCGCGGAGCGCCGTCCAGCATCGCCCGCGCGATCCGCGCCGCCCGATCCCAAGCGCGCGGGTCGCCGATGGTCTCGGGCTTGCCGTCGCAGACATACGAGAACTGGCAGCCGCCCTTGCCGGCCTGATTGACCACGCCGCAGATGCTGTTGGGATAGGCCGGGGTCTCGACACGGTTCAGGATCACCTCGGCCACTGCCGCCTGCCCGTGCAGGCTCTCGCCCCGCGCCTCGAAATAGACCGCGGTCGCCAGGCAGCGGAACTGCTGGTCGCCCTTGGGGGCCGGCTGCGCGGCCAGCCACATCGGATCGGTCACGCGCGGGGCGCCCCCGGCCGCCTTGCGCGCCGCGGCGCGGGTCGGCGCGCTGGTGGTGGCGACAGCGCCGAACAGCGGGCGTTTCGCGGTCTTCTGCGGCCCAGCCACCAGACCGGCGAGCTTCGAGCCCTCGACAAGGGCAAGGCCGGCACGTTCCTGGTTCAGCAGGCTGGCAAGGCGGGCATCGATCGGGGCAGTCGGGTCGTTCGAGTGGCTCACACTGACTTCGGCCGCAAGGCCGCTGGAGAGGGCGATCGTCAGGGCCGAGGCCCCCGCCCAAGTCTTCAGCACATTCATCAAATGGTTCCTGGTATTGTCAAAATGCTGCAGCCGCGAAGGCAGCAGCACCGGGGCTTACCCGAAAACGACGATCCGGTCCATGCAAACGGGAAAAATAGGCAAGAATCCGCCGAACGGCGGTTCTAAACCCCTGCGCAAAACCCGAAACGAATCAGGCCGCTATCGCCTCACAAATACCCGTCCTAGCGGCGAATTCCAGCGGTATTCTGCGGCCTGGCCCGATCCAGCAGCGCAAAATGCGCCGCTGCCAGCCGCGCCACCGGAACCCGGTAGGGAGAGCACGAAACATAGTCGAATCCTGCCGCGCGGCAGAAGGAAATCGATTCGGGATTGCCGCCATGCTCGCCGCAGATCGACACGGTCAGCTCGGGCCGCGTCTCGCGCCCGCGCTTGGCACCGATCAGCAGCAGCTCGCCCACCCCATCCTCATCGAGCATGTGGAACGGGTCCTCGCGGTAGACCCCCTGCGCGACATAAGACCCCATGAACCGCCCGGCATCGTCGCGCGACAGGCCATAGGTCATCTGCGTCAGGTCATTGGTACCAAAGGACAAGAACGCCGAATGCTGCGCGATCTCGCCCGCCCGCAACGCCGCCCGCGGCGTTTCCACCATCACCCCCAGCCGGTAGTCGAAATCCGCCCCGGTCTCGTTGCGCACGGCAGCCGCCACCGCATCGGTGCGGGTCTTCACGATCTCCACCTCGCGCTTGGCCGAGACCAGCGGGATCATGATTTCCGGCACCACCGCCGCCCCGCGCCGGCTGGCCTCCACCGTCGCCTCGAAGATCGCCCGGGTCTGCATGTCGTAGATCTCGGGCACGGTGATCCCCAGCCGCACGCCCCGCATCCCCAGCATCGGGTTGAACTCGGTCAGCGCCTCGACCCGCCGCGTCACCTCCGACAAGGGCCGGTCCAGCGCCTCGGCCAACTCGCGCATCCCTTCGCGGTCATGCGGCAGGAATTCGTGCAGCGGCGGATCGAACAGCCGGATGCAGACCGGCAGCCCGGCCATGATGTCAAAGAGCGCGATGAAATCCGCCCGCTGCATCGGCAGCAAGCGTTCCAGCGCCACCCGCCGGTCCTCGCCGGTATCGGCAAAGATCATCTCGCGCATCACCGTCAGGCGGTCTTCATCGAAGAACATGTGCTCGGTGCGGCAGAGGCCAATTCCCTCCGCCTCGAACATCCGCGCGGTGCGGGCATCATCGGGCGTGTCGGCATTGGCGCGGATGCCGATGTCGCGCACATTGTCGGCCCATCGCAGCAGCGTGCGGAACCCGTCATCCAGCGCCGGCTCCAGCATGGCCGGGCTGCCCGCCAGCACCTCGCCCGTGGTGCCATCCACCGTCAGCGTGTCACCCTCGCGCAGCACCCGGCCATCCGCCGTGGTCAGCGTCCGCTCGCGCCCGTTCAGCCGCAGCTCCGAGGCGCCGACGATGGCCGGCAACCCCAGCCCCCGCGCGATCACCGCGGCATGGCTGGTCATCCCGCCCCGCTCCGTCAGCACGGCGACCGAGGCGTGCATCCCGCGGATATCCTCGGGCGCAGTTTCCCGCCGCACCAGGATGCAGGGCTCATCGCGCGCGGCGCTGGCCTGCGCGGCGGCGGCGGTGAACACGATCTTGCCGGTGGCGGCGCCGGGGCTGGCGGCGATGCCGCGGCCCAGCCGGTCGCGCGGCACCCGCGGATCGACCTGGAAATGCAGCAGGTCCGACAGCGCCCGCGGCTCCACCCGCAGCAGCGCATCCTCGCGGCTGATGATCCCGTCATTGGCCAGCGCCACCGCGATGCGCACCGCGGCGCGCGACGAGCGTTGCACCCGCACCGCATCAATCACCTTGATCGCGCCATCCTCGATGGCAAATTCGATCTGCATCTCCTCGCGCAGGCGTTCGCGGCAGATGCGGCCGTGGCGCAAAAGCTCGCCGAACAGTTCCGGCGCCACATCCTCCAGCGCCGGGCCGCGCGGATCGGCCACCAGGAACAGCGTCGCCTCGGAAATCCCGCCATCCGCCCGCGGCCCGTTCTCCTGGCCGCGAAAGCGCCCGATGATCTGCGGCGCGCCGGTCACGCCCTCGACGAACTGGATCGTGCCCGATCCCGACCGTCCCGGCCCGATGGCCAGCGCCATGCCCTGCACCACCAGCCCAAGTGCGGCCTCGGCCGGGGCGCCCTTGGCAGCGCGCAGCAGCCGCGCGGTGGTGCCTTCCCAGGCGCGCGCCATGCTGCGCAGCACCTCGGCCAGTTGCCGGGCCGGGTCTTGCGGGAAGGGCTCGTCGGTTTCCGCCTCATAGGCGGCCAGCGCCGCGGCCAGCGCACCCGAGGCCGGCGGCGCCGAGAACATGTCGGGGTCCAGCCGCGCCACATGCAGCGCAAAGGCCTGCACGAAGCGCAGGTACAGCGCATCGGCCGCCTCGGTGCCGTGGGTCCTGGCCAGCGCGGCATGGCGCTCGGCATTCATGCCGACGTTCAGCACCGTACCCGGCCCGCCCCAGGCCGGGTTCTCCGGCGAGGGCCGGACCGAGACCAGCGGCGCCGCGCCGAACAGCGCCATCAGCCGGGCGGTATCGGGCATCTGCCCTGCCGCAATCGCGCGCACGCTGTCACAGGGCAGCGCCACCGTCGGCGGCACCGGCAGGTCGAGCCGGATCAGCCGCTGCAGGCATTTCGCCCGCCAGCCATGCCGCGCGGTGCTGACATCGGCCGAAGGCTCGATCAGCGTGAACTCTGCGAAATCGGCGTGTTTCTGCACTGCGGCGAACTCCTGTTGGCCGCAGCATACGCCGCTTCCGATTCTCCGCAAGTAGGCCAAAGGACCAATATTGCGCGCCGTTGCCCCAAAACATGGCAGTTACGCAACGTCTGCCCCATTTTTCTGCGACATATCAGGGCGTCGGTCCCTTGTCGGCAGGATCGGGGGCCGCGCCTAGCCCTCGATCCTGTTCAGGTCGGCCACCGACAGGCAGATGCTGCGGATGCGACTGAGCAGGTTCAGCCGGTTACGCCGCACCACAGCATTGTCGGAGTTGACCTGCACCGCGGTGAAGAACGCATCGATCGGCGCGCGCAGCCCAGCCATCGCCGCCATCGCCGCGCCGAAATCCTCGGCCGCCATCGCCGGCGCAATCGCCGCCTCGGCCGCGTCCAGCGCCGCGAAGAGGGCCCGTTCCTCATCCGCTTCGGCAAACTTCACCTCGGCCCCGAACGAGTATTCCACCCCGTCCTTCACCTCGGCCTGCCCCAGGATATTCGCCGCGCGCTTGAAGCCCTGCAGCAGGTTGGTGCCATCCTCGGTCTTGAGGAACGCCGCCAGCGCCTCGGCCCGCTTGACCAGCAGCGTCAGGTCATCATTGCCGGGCATGGCGAGACAGGCGTCGATGATGTCATGACGGACGCCCTGATCGCGCAGGAAGACCTTGAGCCGGTCATGGAAGAAGGCGAGGAGGTCTTGCACCTTTGCCTGCAGCGCTTCGTTCACACTTTGCACAAACGCCGCGTTTGCATTCAACGCCTCATCATCGACTGTTAGTTCGGCTCCCGAAATCCCGACTTTCCAGTTCAACTTATACCTATCACGCGCGATCTGCAGCAGGCGCATCTCAACCAAGCCGCCCGTACCACTCCCGTGAGGCAGAGTTGAATCATGTGCCAAAATACCTAAGATCAGGCTCAATTCGATCAGGTCATGCAGGTTCAACCGAATCCCATTTCCGGTCTGAAGGCGCATAACCCCCAACGCCGCCCTTCTTAGCGCGTAGGGGTCCTTGCTCCCGGTCGGCTTCTCGTCAATCGCCCAGAACCCGGTCAGCGTATCGAGCTTGTCGGCCAGCGCCACCGCGACCGAAACCGGGTCGCTCGGCACGGCGTCGGACGGCCCCAGCGGCTGGTAATGCGCCTTGCAGGCCACCGCCACCGCTTCCGGCAGCCCCGCGGCGCGGGCGTAGTAGCTGCCCATCAACCCCTGAAGCTCGGGGAACTCCCCCACCATCGCCGATTGCAGGTCGGCCTTCGCCACCCGCGCCGCCTCGGCGGCAAGGTCAGGCGAGGCACCAACCAGCGGCGCAATCTCGCGCGCCAGCACTTCGATGCGGGTGATGCGGTCTTTCTGAGACCCGAGTTTGTTGTGGAAGGTCACGTTGGCAAGGCCCTCGGCCATACCTTCGAGTCCTTTGTGAAGAACGGCCCGCAAGTCATTCTCCCAAAAGAACTTTGCGTCGCTGAGCCTGGCGCGCAGCACCTTGCCGTTCCCGTGAAGGATCGTCGCCCCGTCATCGGCGGTCTCGCGGTTCGCCACGGTGATGTAGCGCTCGATCCGGCCTGACTTCGGGTTGCGGACCGAGAAGAATTTCTGGTGTTCCTTCATCGAGGTTTGCAGCACTTCCGGCGGAAGCCCCAGAAATTCCTCACCAATCTGGCCCATCAGCACCACCGGCCATTCGACCAGCCCGGCAATCTCGGCCAGCAGCGCCCGGTCCTCGACCACCTCCAGCCCCGCGGCAAAGGCGGCGCTGGTGGCGTCGGCCCAGATATGGGCTTCGCGCTCGGCAGGGTCCAGAACCACGAAGGCGCGCTTTAACTTCGCCGCGTAATCCTCGAAATTCGTTACAGAAAACCGCGTCGGCGCCATGAAGCGATGCCCCTGCGTGGCGTTCCCCGCGACAATCCCGTCCACCGTCAGCGGAACCACCTCCGCCCCCGCCTCATCGGTCAGGATGCACAGGATGCTGTGCAGCGGGCGCACCCAACGCAAGGAGCCCTCCCCCCAACGCATTGATTTCGGCCACGGAAAGCTGCGGATCGCGCCTTCCAGCACCTCGGCGACAATCGCCGCAGCCGGGCGGCCCGGCTTTTCGATCACGGCGAACCAGACCTGGCCCTTCTTGTCATCGCGCAGCTGCAACTGGTCCTTCGTCAGCCCGGTAGAGCGCAGGAAGCCCTCCAGCGCAGCCTCGGGCGCATCGGATTTCGGCCCCTTGCGCTCTTCGCGCAGCATCGGGCTGTGGGCGGTCAGGCCCTGTACCGTCAGCGTCAGCCGCCGGGGGGTCGAGAAGGCGGCGGCGCCGGCATAGGTCAGCCCGGCCTCGACCAGCCCGTCGGTGACAAGTTTCTTCAGGTCGTCGCGGGCCTTAGCCTGCATCCGCGCCGGAATTTCCTCGGAGAAAAGTTCGATCAGAAGGTCTGGCATGTTACTTTTCCAAGGTCTCGTTGATCTGGTTCCAGGCATAGGCGCGGCCATCGGGGAAGACGGCCACCACCCTGTCCACGCCGGGATGGATGTTCTTTTCGGACAGGAACGCCACCGCCTCGCCGGTTTCCAGCGCCTCGCCGATGCGGTTCGCGTCGAAACAGTCGAACCAGCCCGGCGCGATCAGCGGGGTCGGGGTTTCATAGACGCGGTAGGTTTCCGTCAGCAGCGCCAGGCTCATCGGGGTGTGGAAGCAGCCGCGATAGCGCAGCGGCGAGGTATCGGCGTCGATACCCTCGAAGCTGTCGGCCAGGATCGGTTCGGGCTGGCCGCTGGCAACCGAGGTCAGCCGCAGTTCCGCCGCCGGCGCGCTGGCCGGGATCGGCTGGTAATAGCCATAGACCTGCAGGTAATAGAGCACCGCGCCCGCGGCCAGCGCCGTTACCACGATGAATCCGCCGACGATCTTGCCATT belongs to Frigidibacter mobilis and includes:
- the glyS gene encoding glycine--tRNA ligase subunit beta, which translates into the protein MPDLLIELFSEEIPARMQAKARDDLKKLVTDGLVEAGLTYAGAAAFSTPRRLTLTVQGLTAHSPMLREERKGPKSDAPEAALEGFLRSTGLTKDQLQLRDDKKGQVWFAVIEKPGRPAAAIVAEVLEGAIRSFPWPKSMRWGEGSLRWVRPLHSILCILTDEAGAEVVPLTVDGIVAGNATQGHRFMAPTRFSVTNFEDYAAKLKRAFVVLDPAEREAHIWADATSAAFAAGLEVVEDRALLAEIAGLVEWPVVLMGQIGEEFLGLPPEVLQTSMKEHQKFFSVRNPKSGRIERYITVANRETADDGATILHGNGKVLRARLSDAKFFWENDLRAVLHKGLEGMAEGLANVTFHNKLGSQKDRITRIEVLAREIAPLVGASPDLAAEAARVAKADLQSAMVGEFPELQGLMGSYYARAAGLPEAVAVACKAHYQPLGPSDAVPSDPVSVAVALADKLDTLTGFWAIDEKPTGSKDPYALRRAALGVMRLQTGNGIRLNLHDLIELSLILGILAHDSTLPHGSGTGGLVEMRLLQIARDRYKLNWKVGISGAELTVDDEALNANAAFVQSVNEALQAKVQDLLAFFHDRLKVFLRDQGVRHDIIDACLAMPGNDDLTLLVKRAEALAAFLKTEDGTNLLQGFKRAANILGQAEVKDGVEYSFGAEVKFAEADEERALFAALDAAEAAIAPAMAAEDFGAAMAAMAGLRAPIDAFFTAVQVNSDNAVVRRNRLNLLSRIRSICLSVADLNRIEG
- a CDS encoding DUF6446 family protein, translated to MNGKIVGGFIVVTALAAGAVLYYLQVYGYYQPIPASAPAAELRLTSVASGQPEPILADSFEGIDADTSPLRYRGCFHTPMSLALLTETYRVYETPTPLIAPGWFDCFDANRIGEALETGEAVAFLSEKNIHPGVDRVVAVFPDGRAYAWNQINETLEK